Part of the Musa acuminata AAA Group cultivar baxijiao chromosome BXJ3-10, Cavendish_Baxijiao_AAA, whole genome shotgun sequence genome, TCATCACCTAGATGCCACTAAGCGCAAAGAGGTTGGGTTAGGTAGCAGCCCAAAAATGTTCCATCACATAGGTGTCGGCATGTAATGCAAAATAGATAATTACATTGTTCTGGATAAATTAAGAAGCTAGTTCAAGATCATTGGATTAGGTTAACAACTGAAAATATAGGGACACTATATTTGTTTACATTGTTCTGGACAACATCTTAGAAGCTAGTCCAAGATCATAGGATTATACTAACTACTGAAAACAATGGACACTTTGCAAACTGGGAGATCAGGGTTTGAGTCATGGAAACAGTCACTTTTATACTTAGAGGCCCTCCCCGGACCCCACATTGGTAGAAGTCTTGTGCCTCCTTTTTCTGGAAAAGAATTAGAAGTGGTAGATATGAAAATTAGGAGAAACATTATCATAATTTGTTTACACGATACAATGTCTTGAGGGGAAAATGTAGTGATATTTTCTTTTGGCAGCTTTCCTTTTTGAAAATTAGACTTCGTTTATTACTGATTGTTATTTCTGGGTATATTATCCTGTTagcttttttttaatgatgtttatGATCTGCTTTTATGATTGTTTATTACAAGTGTCACTTATGTCATTAAAGATTGTATTCCTTCTAACATACTAGATCCTGTAAATGCTGTCTGAGTATCATCTAacattgttttttttatttcaggTTGCTAAGGAAGCCTCAGATATGGTGTTGGCAGATGATAATTTCAGTTCAATAGTTGCAGCAGTTGGTGAAGGAAGATCGATTTACAACAATATGAAAGCTTTTATAAGGTCTTGTTACTTTTTTACGACATATATCATATCTTTGATTATATCTTCATAATAAGAGTATGTCAGTTAGGTTTCTTCACATAAGCTTGGTGCATGCTTTATGTAATCTGGCCAGTTAAGTAGCATGAATCAAAATGCTGTATCTGCTTTACTATGTATGTTCTTGTCCATATTCACTAACTGGTTAATGATAATCTATAGGCAAAGTTTAATGCATAATCTTGTTTGATCTGACATTTAAGTCTGTTCGTGATAGTATTTAATGAGATAATAAACGGGAGGGACGTTAAGTATCATGCAAGAGTAATTCTGAATGGAATGCTAGAATCTGAAAGATATGTAGCTGATGTTTATTAATCTTAACTTCTATATTTCTCACTTTCTAATCGCAGATACATGATTTCCTCAAATATTGGTGAAGTTGCCTCCATTTTTTTAACAGCAGCTTTAGGTATTCCAGAGGGACTGATACCGGTTCAACTTTTGTGGGTCAATCTTGTCACGGATGGCCCTCCTGCAACTGCTCTTGGATTCAACCCACCTGATAAAGATATTATGAAGAAACCACCTCGAAGGAGTGACGACTCATTGATTACTGCATGGATTTTATTCCGTTATATGGTAAATCATCTTCTTGCTCGTTCTTTGTCATAAGCAATGCATCAACTTATTTTGTGTATCTTATCTTtgtttatgtatatgtatttcgTATGCTCGTTTTTGTAGCAAAATATTCTTTATTCTTCTTCCAACTCCGAAAAAACTAAGGGCCTCTTCGGTGTTGCTTTTTTTCTCTCCAAAAGAAAGCTTGAATATGGATGAAACAAGCACAGCTTAGTACTTTATTTCTATGCTATTGTCTTTGTAGTTCTTTTATGTGACACTAAAGATTTTTGTGACTTTTAAGATTCAGACTTTTGTAATGGCGCTGATGTTGTTAATGCATATATTTCTAATTTCATCTTTTACTGAATACATATATGCTCATACAATTCATCTGATCATTTCAACTGACCCTTGGAACTCCATATGTAGGTCATTGGGCTTTATGTGGGGATTGCTACTGTTGGTATCTTCATTATATGGTATACTCATGGTTCTTTTATGGGAATCGACTTTAGTGGTGATGGCCACACCCTTGTAACCTATTCACAGCTTTCTAACTGGGGAGAATGCTCCTCATGGGAGGGCTTCAAGGTCTCTCCATTCACTGCCGGAGCACGACAATTCACCTTTGATGCTAATCCCTGTGACTATTTCCAGACTGGTAAAGTGAAGGCAATGACCCTTTCGCTGTCTGTCTTGGTGGCCATTGAGATGTTCAATTCACTTAATGCATTATCCGAAGACGGGAGCCTCCTGAGCATGCCTCCATGGGCCAACCCATGGCTTCTTTTGGCCATGTCCATCTCATTTGGATTGCATTTCCTAATATTATATGTCCCTTTCCTTGCTCAAGTCTTCGGAATAGTGCCTCTCAGTTTCAACGAGTGGCTCTTGGTGTTGGCGGTTGCATTTCCAGTGATCCTTATTGATGAGGTCCTCAAATTTGTCGGGCGTCACACGAGTTCTTCGGGTGCCAAGAACTGGTCTGCAAAGCACAAGGATGAGTAGATGCTGACACACTTCAATACAGCAACAGTTGTGCAGGAGATGCAATTCTGCAGTTTTGCATGGCCTTTGATAGCGGGAGTTGTTCTGGTCCCTGATCGTTCTCCGGTCATGATTATTTTTGAGAATTTGGTAACCAGTGAATATTCAGATTAAGTAGTGAACTTGACGTGGAGCCTAATCGTGATTTTTGAACACATTTTTGACGTTACAGTTATCTATTTCATAGTTTTAAAGGTGCTCTAGTTCGGCGCACATGCAGTACACGATtacaaataatttttaataaacttTGTTCCTCGAAGAGAGACCGATGTTGTGTCAAACAGTGCTGTTGTCATTGCAATTCTGTAAGGTTATATAGTTAAGCTGGATTTTTCTCTGGGAGAAGCATTCCAGttcaggatgaatcaaaaaccttGTGTATTCTGGTGGTATGCCTGCAATCTGTTTGTCATAAAGGTTCTTCAAGTTGACAAAGAGTTCATGAAGTTCATGAAAATGTAAGAGTTCTATCTGAGTGCATAATTGAAGAAATCCTTTTACGGACTCGACTCGGACTGAGTATTTGGATGGaaactatttttctttcatatgtCATGCAAACAGAATGTGGTTAGGTGGTTCCATGTCATTAGTATGTAGATTGGATAGGTGGTTCCATATCATCATCACTATGTAGATCGTAGATTGGATGGGTCATGTCGTAGGACATTGCTAGACTAGATAGACTCTTTATGGCCCCACCATTAGGGTATACGTGTCGGAAGCTCAAAATAAgaatctataaatagataggtcGTGGATAAGACGAGGCACCGAATGCAGTTTGGTTGACCTCGATGCAGTTTGTTGTCGATTGCTTCCCTCGAACGAGTTGGTTCTTCTATTAACCCAACACTCCCAACACTGTCTTTTTTAATAGGAAGACCCGAAGACTTTGATTTTTTGAGAGAGATCGATAGGGGAAGAATAGAAAACTCAACGCGGCATCGAGTAATAATTGGACTAATCTGATTTTAAAGTACGTTTGGCCACCATTAAAATTAGCTTATAAGATCCTAATAGgtgtattattataaaaaaaattagtctaTAAAATTACGATGAAAGTACAATCGTAAACTTGAGTTGAAGTATTTTAAATCAATGATTTAGATGGCTAGTTATTCCATAAGTTGGATTGTGACAATTAAAATGCTCCAAAATTCAAGTTGAAGTATTTTAAATCAACGAAAGTTGGATTGTGACAATTAAAATGCTCCAAAATTCAAATTGAAGTATTTTAAATCAACGATTTAGATGGCTAGTTATTCCATAAGTTGGATTGTGACAATTAAAATGCTCCAAAATTTAAGTTGAAGTATTTTAAATCAATGATTTAGATGATTAGTTATTCCATAAGTTGGATTGTGACAATTAAAATGCTTCAAAATTAGATGAGTAAATACAAATACAAGTTAGTATGGTCGAATTCAAAGAGAGCTCCTCTATTGCAAACGCTTGATACAAACACTTTAGAAATAGTCCTTTGTTTTCGTCGATGCTAACTGATAAGATCatttaatcttatattaattGAGTAGTATGAGAACTAAGAATTTATAAGTCCGTCGAGTCTTTCTTACTCTCAGATACaccttttgaaattcatatactTCGAAAAGACATTTTTTTTTGGATATATCTTACTCTAGGAGgcgtttttttttttgaagttcacATGCTAAAGTACAAAATCGTGTGGATATACAGGCCGGGAGACGCAGACGAAACAGAGGCCAAGGCGACCTTTACACCTGCAGAGACGACCAACACAGGGAACTGCTATGGCCTCACCAAACGAATCTGCTAAGCTTCTCCGTGTATGTGGCAAAGACCGGTCATCATGTACCGACCAAAAACAAATAGATGGAGTGTTTTAGGCATtgctttctctcatctctttcgtTGACTTCAATAACCCATCTATTCAGATTACTCGCTGGCAAACAGTATACGAAATCCATGAATTATATGCCGTCCAAATGTTTAATTGGCAGAAAACAATTCATGactctcaaaataaaaatataaaatgagaTGAGATTGGGGATTAGAACCAGCAATTGGCCTACAATGGTTGACCTCCATGCagtttgtcgtcgattgcctctcTCGAACTAGTCGGAAGACCAAAGTGTTCATCCACCAACTTTGACTTCCAGTATTTTTTTGGAGACATTGAGAGGGGAAAGAGAGAAGCAACACGAAGTCAATGATGCAAATAACTTGTACATAAGAGTTGGATGTTTCCAGCTTATGTCCTGATACATGTACAAACACTTTCTTCTGCATTATTTTGGCAGCTGCAGGCCTTCCATCCATGTGCCAGTCCTTGATTCCCTGAGGACTTGGTAAGAACTCGTAAGGCCAAAGAACATGGTTTGAAGGATTCATCACCATCACATTCATGATTGGTAGGCTAATCATCTCGATCAAGGAAACGATCAGAGAACAATAGAAGCAGAACTTGGAAGAGGTCTTACCGTGTCCATTAAAGAGACTTGGAAACCTATATATAAGGCGTAAGACATGAATTCATGAAGCATAGGAAACCTCGACATGGCCGTCCTCAACTCTTCAACGCAAATACTGTTCTCGCTTCCCGTCCTCATCTCCTTTTCTCTGCTCATATCCATTGCTAGTGCCGACGAAGAAAGAAAGGTGAGCAAATACTATAAGACATATATCCATGACCGACGTGGAATGACTTGATCTATCTTGCAGGTTTACATTGTGTACATGGGAGATTCGCCCTCTTCGGATTACTCAGCACAGCCTCACCATAATCTACTAAATCAAGTGCTTGAGGGCCTGTAATTATTCTTCTCTCCTTCAAAAATTTCTGCAACTTAACAAGTTTGAAGGATTACACTTGATTCGTTGACTTTGTCTATCTGATGTAGTTCTTCCACCAAGTCTTTGATCCATAGCTATAGAAGCTTCAATGGACTGGCAGCAAGACTTACtgccaaagagaaagaaagaatagcTGGTATACATACTTGACATAATCATACTTACCAACATAATTCTAGCTGGTAGtcactctctctatctatcttaaATACCATTCTTGTATGTAGGAATCAAGGGTGTTGTTTCGGTATTCCCAAGCAAAAACTTACAACCCAGCACGACGAGGTCATGGGATTTCTTAAGCTTCCCTGAGAGCGTGAAACGAAACTTGCCAATGGAGAGAGATGTCATGGTTGGTGTGATCGATACTGGTATCTGGCCGGAATCTGCATCTTTCAGGGACGAAGGATTTGGACCTCCGCCGAGAAGATGGAAGGGCGCCTGCGAGAACTTTAAATGCAATAAGTACACACCTACTACGCTCTCATTCATCATCTCTGTTATTGCTTGCGTGAAAGCACTTTTCTAACACCAACCGTCTTATGTTAGTAAAATCATCGGAGCACGCTACTTCAATAGTTATAATGACACGACTCACGAAGCTTCTCCACGAGACTATGATGGTCATGGCACCCACACTGCCTCAACCGTGGCAGGAAGAAGCGTGCGTAACGTCAGCCTATACGGCCTTGCCGGAGGGATGGCCAGAGGCGCGGTGCCTTCTGCTAGACTTGCGGTATACAAAGTCTGCTGGCCGGCGGGGTGTGCGGGTGAAGACTTGTTGGCTGCCTTTGACCATGCGATCGCAGATGGGGTGGACATCATCTCCATCTCGATCGGTAGTGAACGTGCGAGCGATTACTTCGAGGATCCGATAGCTATCGGTGCATTCCACGCGATGAAGAAGGGGATTCTCACATCAGCCTCTGGTGGCAACGAAGGGCGTAGTGGTCGTGGCACGGTAGGCAATGTTGCGCCATGGATGCTTGTGTCAGCAGCAAGTAGCATCGATCGTCGCATCATAGACACATTAGTTACCGGAGATCGAAGGACCATTGTGGTGAGTTCTTtcatctctctttctcctctctctctctttgcaaaTTGATGAAAGTTGTGATTCGTTTGACAGGGAGCTTCCATCAACACATTCCCTACACAAAGGAAATCTTACCCCTTTATATACTTTGGAAATGGGACATTTCCACCGAGGTAACATTGTTGAGATCATTGTCAGGAGCTTAGTGTGTTGTAATCGATTTGGCGATCTTTTACCGATTAGTTCACATTTGCAGCAATTGCACTCAACTGGACAAGAATTTGGTGAAAGGCAAAATAGTTTTGTGTGGATCTCCTTCCGATGGATCGGGGCCTTTGCTTGCTGGGGCTGAAGGCGCGGTGATGTTGGATAAAAGGATACTCGATAGTTCAAGGACATTTCCTCTCCCAGCTCTTCTAGTTGGCTACTCTCAAGGCAAGAAACTGATGGAGTACATAAGAAAGACCAAGTAAGTTCAACTCTCTTTATAACAAGTTCACATAAACATCATCAGCTGTGCTTATATTTTGTTGTGGATTCAGGAATCCCGTAGCCAATATACACAAGAGTAAAACAGTGTTTGATTCCAAAGCTCCGGTCGTTGCTTCCTTCTCATCCAGAGGGCCCAACATGATCACACCCAACATCTTGAAGGTAATCCTACTCGATTCAGATGTCTTTTGTTGTCTATTCATGATCATGTTTGAGTAATCATGTTGAGACGATGTGAATGTAGCCTGATATAAGCGCTCCTGGAGTAGAGATTTTGGCCGCCTGGTCACCCGAAGCCTCCATGTCAAGCTACCCTAATGACACGCGCTCTGTAATGTACAACATCATATCGGGAACTTCCATGGCCTGCCCTCATGTGACCGGCGCCGCCGCTTTCCTCAAGTCATTCCACCCCGAGTGGTCTCCTGCTGCCATCATGTCTGCTCTAATGACAACAGGTAATTAATCTATCAacaatcttagattagtggagaTCGATATGACATCACAACTAACAACTGCTAATGGCATCTCCAACGCAGCCACCCCCATGAATCCTTCCCTGCATCGAGATGCAGAACTCGCGTACGGAGCCGGGCAACTCAATCCAATAAAGGCACTTGATCCAGGTTTAGTGTATGATGCTTCGGAGAAGGACTACGTGCAGATGTTGTGTGATGAAGGTTACAATGCATCTACAATAAGGCTTATAACCGGAGATAATAGCAGCTGTTCAGGTGATTCCACGAGAAGCACAAGTGATCTGAACTACCCTTCTATGGCTTTATATGTCAAACCGGCTGAGCAAGTCAGAGGAAAGTTCTCGAGGACAGTTACCAACGTTGGCGATGCAAATTCTACATATAAGGCAGTGATCAAAACCGATCCAAACATTAAAGTGAGTCTGAGTCCCACGGTGTTGTCATTTAAAAGAAGATATGGGAAACAACAGTTCATGGTGAGAGTTTCTGGAGGACCATTAGCGTTGAATTCTCTCGCCTCAGCTGCCATCACTTGGTCGGATGGCAAGCACAGTGTGAGAAGTCCAATCAGCATCTTCACAGATTTTACTGTTTAATTCTATGGCAGATTCATGATTCTTGGGCAAGTGTTGTTATTGATGTTGTGTTCTTGAAATTGACTGGAATACGTAATAATTCTTTCATTAATAATACAAGATTCTTTCATGTCAAAATCACCAGCAAAGTCTGATGTTTTAATAGATGAATCTAGACCCATACCAATATACACCGGCATATCTATGCACGATATGTCGGTGTATATCATAgtataaagaaagaaaagaggaaaaggAAGATAAGTTCCAAACTCGGGCTGACGAAACAACACCGAGGTGACACAGACAGACAGTAAGACCTTTGGCAGTCATAGGTTGCACCAAGAAACAAGTTAATGTTCAAAAAGTAAACATAGAACATCAAGAAACACTATTTAGAGATTAAATTTAAGATGAAGATAAACAATCAAAGCAACTAAAACATATAGTGaggttttcttttttgtttttgttctggAAAATAAAATATTGAAAAGTGTATCTTGCTCAAGATCTGAAATCAAATAAGGTTTATCATCAAAGACAATCATCTGTGTGATTGAAATTTCTTTCCTTACTGTTAGTATAACATGTTTATGACCACCAGGTTAACATATAGAAAACATCCAATGAAACCAGTATCCCGTTCATTGGGAGTAGGTCCATTTGCTTGGAAAACATGCTGGAATTGCCTCATGCCCATGGCAGATGCCGTTTGATTTGACTAGAAACACACTTGGTGTTTAGGTCAAAGTTTACTTGATCTCGTTTTTCTTGCCACAGAAGGATCTTAAGAATGGTTCAACACCAAATAGAGGATCAAGCATCAGTTGGAAGcaaatggataaaagaaacaaTTGAATGCAATAAGTTACCGTGGAATGAACGGACCGTATCTTGTAATTTCTAGCTGTCTTTAGTAGCTTCCATCATCAGCTTATATAGAGCATATCCACCACGATGGCAACCAGGCATCTTCACTGCCATTTGTTTCAAATCATCctgatttttttttgtaacttgtgAGCATTAAATACTGGAAGTAAAACTAACATGGATCAAGATAAAATGAAGAAGCGTATAATGTGTGGTTAAAGAAGTGCTAACTCTTAGAACTGTGAAAATCTGAGTAGACTCGTATCCATCTTGTGCACTGGAATATAATTTACAAACTTCTTTCGCCTCCAGATTgcacttcaaaaagaaaaaggcTGTTGGCCTGACATTCACGACCCGGCAAGAAATTCCTATAAAGAGAGGATCTGTCTGCACACAAATTAGACGGGTCACAACAAGGGTAGACCTTAAGATGCCAAAAACAATTCGAGGTCAATAGGAACCCTATGCCAAAAGTCATTTTACTGcaatgttctttaaatatttttttctcgtcTATGATGTAAAAGAAAATTAATGAATTAAATGCATTATGTTAGCAACTAGGACCATCGTCCCAAATATAAAATGGCTAAAGCCAATCAGAGTTGTGCCTCGAATTTGAGACCTGTTCAGATATGTCCAACAAGTTAACCCAGAGATACTGTAACTACCAAGACCTATACAAATGAAAATTTTCAACTTGAAGGAGCATCCAAATTACAACAAATTTTCAAGGGACACCAAAATAAACTTACTAGATCAGTAACCAGAAGCAGAAAATGATGAGCAAAATCCTAGTTCAGCTGAAAGTTAATTCCAAAAGGAAGCTGTGAGGTACTTTCTTGTTTGTCATAAGTAATTTACATTGCACCAGATTCTGAGAATGATAAGATATAGActagatattatatttttaggtaTATATCTACTAATGGTATGATGATCCACTTGCAAAATTTTATGGCAATCAATATTGAGatcaagtttttttattattttttttctgtaaatactAGTACCCTGCATTGAACTATCCAGAATTGAGATGCTGAATCCATGAAAAGTCAAATTAAAAGCTAAAACTAAGATACATAAGAAGAAATCATTGATAAAGTTCTTTCAGATACTACATAGTCCTTGTTGCTTTGGATCTCAGGTTTTACTGAAAATTTATTTCTGTGTGCAGCATTCTTTTGAGGATATATTATCATCTAGAGTATCATAGATATGTAAGTGCATGCtctatatatatagtttatataTACTATCATCCATAGCCTAATAATGCAAGGAAATGAAACTGCCAGATCAAACAACAAGGGCAGAGCGTCACATGCTCTAGTAAAACCAGGTGATCACTTACCAGCGAATTAG contains:
- the LOC135650447 gene encoding subtilisin-like protease SBT4.3, whose protein sequence is MAVLNSSTQILFSLPVLISFSLLISIASADEERKVYIVYMGDSPSSDYSAQPHHNLLNQVLEGLSSTKSLIHSYRSFNGLAARLTAKEKERIAGIKGVVSVFPSKNLQPSTTRSWDFLSFPESVKRNLPMERDVMVGVIDTGIWPESASFRDEGFGPPPRRWKGACENFKCNNKIIGARYFNSYNDTTHEASPRDYDGHGTHTASTVAGRSVRNVSLYGLAGGMARGAVPSARLAVYKVCWPAGCAGEDLLAAFDHAIADGVDIISISIGSERASDYFEDPIAIGAFHAMKKGILTSASGGNEGRSGRGTVGNVAPWMLVSAASSIDRRIIDTLVTGDRRTIVGASINTFPTQRKSYPFIYFGNGTFPPSNCTQLDKNLVKGKIVLCGSPSDGSGPLLAGAEGAVMLDKRILDSSRTFPLPALLVGYSQGKKLMEYIRKTKNPVANIHKSKTVFDSKAPVVASFSSRGPNMITPNILKPDISAPGVEILAAWSPEASMSSYPNDTRSVMYNIISGTSMACPHVTGAAAFLKSFHPEWSPAAIMSALMTTATPMNPSLHRDAELAYGAGQLNPIKALDPGLVYDASEKDYVQMLCDEGYNASTIRLITGDNSSCSGDSTRSTSDLNYPSMALYVKPAEQVRGKFSRTVTNVGDANSTYKAVIKTDPNIKVSLSPTVLSFKRRYGKQQFMVRVSGGPLALNSLASAAITWSDGKHSVRSPISIFTDFTV